The genome window tattttcaatctctactttttcttttgagtgCAGTTTTATGATTCGAACGATATTCTAATTTAATCTAATCTAAACTTCGAGGAGCGGGATTCAGTACTGATAtagctttttatttattttttcagctGTTATGGCGGCAAGAAGTAGTGCACTGGAGATTGGCCAATCTAGTGGCTTTCCTTTCTCCAAAAGCATTGCAAGGGAGGGCTGGAACAGCATTGCACCTTGCATCACAAACCTGCAAAGGGAAGCCGGTGGAAGATTCTCTAGCTTTAAGGACCAGCATCTCTTGGTCTTGGAGAAGGGGGTTGATTTATCTGACTTGAAGAGCCGCCTAAGCGTTGGTACTAGGTCTCTTTCCCAAGGTGTCGAAGCATTTCGCGGACGCTTCTTCCACTTTCCCAAAGGTATATATGCCCACACACACAACTTGCATTGTAGTTAACGGTTAACATGTAACTCTCTGTTATTGGTTTAATTAATGCCTTCATTGCAGTAGTTCTTTTGTTAAACCTCCAATACCTATAGGCGTTGTTTGGTATCAAGGGTTGGATTGGAATGGACAAGCCTCTAATTCAAGGCATATTAAAGTTAGAGGAAAATGATTTTCCAATTTTAGGGGATAGAAATTTAGAAGGGTATTTGACATGAATGAAACTTCTCCCTTGATCCTACCATTTTGGGAAGGATTGGGATGGATGAGTTTTCATCTCGAGCAATCCATCTCCTACCTCCAACTTGGTCTTCCTTCAACATACCTTGAAAATAATATCTTATCCATTCCAATCAATCATCTATACCATACGCGACCATATATTCTCCTAAGGATTGGTTTTGTCAAATTCTAAAAGGAACAAATTCTCTCTGTCATCGTACCTTAGTCAGTACAAATTCTCTAAGTATCTCAGTAAGTACATTTGCAAATTGGAGCATGAATTCTTGGGTTCTAATAATCCAGCTTGCGGTCATGCCGTAGCCTGAAGTTTTATTTAACCACACTGATTTAAgttcaaacaaacaaacccGAAAATTGGTAAATTGATGATTGGCTGCTTGATGCCTAGTCATTTTACTCGTTAGCTGGCCAGCAGGCAACGCCATTTTCTCATAAACCAGAATGGCCTGTTATGGATGTTTGATCTGCTTGCAGACTGgtattttatttgaaaatgtGTGTTAGGTATTGGTTGAACCACATTTTATAGGAGTGAGTGGACTTAATATCTGTCCTCTGTTTGGCTAATTCCTGATGATTTCTAAACGACAACCATATTTGATTGTGGAACAGAATTACATAAGTCACATGAGAGGGTGGAAATGATAGTCTCTCGAGACATTTTCAACCATCTTACTTGTAAGAATTTAGACAGCTAAGATAAAACATTATCAGCTTTTTCTCGTACAAAGAAAACTGAGATATGCCCGATACACAAACGTTGTCGATAACAAATTGTTCTTGCCTCATTCTTTCCTTTAGGTTCCCTCCATGATACTGCAGCTTAGATTATTCTGAATGCTTGAGAAGTTTTAAAGATTTTTCCGAAGCATGTCCATGGATTAATAGTAAGGCTGCTAAGAGTGCCATAATCGCCCACCCCTTTTCCGATTTCTACACCCCTTATTTTCCCACCTGCACTTCAATCACAAAGTCTCGAAATCAGAGTGATGGCGTTTGCATTTAGCTGTCCTTTGTGATGTAGTTCTCATTCAATCACTGATGACTTTGGTATCTTATGTAGGCCCAGTAAATGTCTCGTTAGACCTGATTTTGATTTGCTTGTTCCTCTTTCTGTTTCATTTGTTCACTCtaggaagaaaaacaaaataatgcaTCTGCGTTCCTTTGCTTTCAGGtacaaaagattaacagcgtgGAGAGTTTGATTGTCTGGTGGATACACCATAAGGGTTGTAAGCATTCATACACTGAATTCATCTCTTTTTATTATCATCCTTGATGTAAGTGAGAAACTTTGGAGGAAGGTTCCATATAAGGATACTTGGGTTGCAGCCTTTAGAGGAGCAGCGCTTCTatagtactgagaaagcctttgtTTCAGTAGATGTGCAGAAGACCTTGTTTTATTACCTGTGATAATGTACCTCCAATAGTTCCAACACGAGTTTAACTCTTCTTGCGAACTTCATTTTCAGTTTAGCACTCCGAAATAGTCATCTTGCACTCCttcccttactctttttttaGGGAGGAGCACGAGATGATTATTTTGGTGTTCCAATAATAGCTCTGTTTATGGGTTTATGAAACTCAATACGTTTGAAGCCGATCATGGAGTTCTATCGCTTAAACCTCTTTAGGTTGACTAAGCAATGCTAGTCTCTCTTGATGCATTTCTTACGCGTATCAGCAGTCTGAAACAATGAAAAGACTAGCCTTTGTCAGTGAAACCTGGGAAGGATGCTTGGTAGTCTATGATTTGACATGAGGAGGGATTCAACTCCGGAGAATAACATGGGCGTCTTAAGAGAAGGAACCTGAAGGCGCTGTTGGCGGCGTCAACGTCTGTGTTCACTGCTAGGCAGAGGTGCTTCCTCACAAAATCACGACTGGAGATTCAATAGACCCTCAGGCTCCGCCTCAGCGATCGCCATGTTAACTAACTATATACCTAATTAGGCGCTCTTGCTCTTGCTCTTGTATACATATACGTATATCTATAAATGTATATAGTTAACAATAATTGGAAGCATAGTTGGAGTTGGATTTGGAGTCCAAAGAAAGGGAGGCTAATTACGAGAGAGGATCCTAGCCGGATCCTCTgtgcgatcagaaatcattgtaaatttttttatttaaaattgaatacagtacctgacaaaaactagctgcatgatgtacgatgaacggatgtgatttgaGGATCTCACTCTCTAATTACGGTGTTATTGTTCATCGGGCAGGCTAATCAGATTATATTAAGACATATTGATAGGATACCTATTGTACAAGTAAACTTGGCGTAGCGTAgggtaattaacaaaaaatacaTATCTGATTAATCTGTTATATCATTAAACAAAACCCGGGGCTGCCAACTCCATGGACGTTTAAGCCCATCTCTTGTCATGACGAGATGCCGGGGAAGGTAGTGGATTTAATTGATACTAATACCGGTGCGTGGAGAAGGAGTGTGGTTGAATGTTGCTTTGGCCAGGATGAAGCTTCTCAGATTTGGAGCATGCCGTTAAGCATATTTGGATGCGAAGATAAATTAATATGGCATTACTCGAAGAATGGTTCTTTCGGTCCAATCGGGATATAAGGTTGCACAAGAACCAGGTAAAAATGGGGAACTTGGACGAAAAGGTATGGGGGAGGCTAGTGGGGGCAGAGAGGTAGTGAAGTCGTGGGAATCTATTTGGAAGCTTGGACTCTGATGAGATTAGTAGGTGGCTAGTGTTTGGGCCAACTTGGAGGCTTTGAAAATGTAGGAATGCCATGgtgtttaagaaaaaaataaaataaatacatctGATTGAGGCTGTGGCGTTGCTGCGTCAATAACGATGAGAGTATGGGGAGATGGAGGAATGGGTAGAGGCAAGTGTTGATGAGCAGCGGCGGCCTATGACCACTCCCATGGCTGTTGCGGAGTCCTCGTGGGAGCGCCTTCCTTTCCGTATTGTTAAGATAAATTGTGATGGTGCATGGAGGAAGGAAAAATGTGGTTTTGGGTGGGTGGCAAGGAACTTTGCCAGAATTTTCCGTGCTGCTGGTGGGATTGGAAACTATCCTTGCACATCTAATTTGATGGCAGAAGTGGATGTAGTTAGGGCGGCCCTTGTAGCTGTTATGGAGAAAGGTTTTTTGGATGTACAAGTATTGGGGGACTTTTAGGTCGAGGTGGACTTACGCTTTGAGAACGTCCTCTTGTCTCTCTTGGAGCGGGTTCGCAACAAGTCCCGGGATATCTTGAAAGAGATAGCTTGTCTTAAGAAATACTCTGGTAACATCAACGGCTCGAAGATAGCATGAAAGATCAAGATAATGACTTGCTCAAGTGAAGTGTGGTGTGGAAGTTAGAAGATTATCAATTTACATGAGAGATAAGGTTTGCATGGTTGCATGGCATTCTTAGCTACATGATTTGGGCTTTCCtagtgacacaccctgacctaaATCAAggcatgacacaccccgacctaaatcaagGTGTGACACACCCTGAActaaatcaaggcgtgctggccgtcacgccttgatttaggtcggggtgtgttacCTAGGGTGATAGTAAGGCTTCTAATGGTTGAGGTGTCACGTcccgatcccaacatacgtTGAGAATCGACACGTGATAAGGAAAATAACGTCCGTTGAATACGGTATAAGTTAAGGAATAAAATACTTTAACTgataaaccaaaataatatgAAGGTGGCTAAATTCTCCACTAAatatttacaaatatgtacatcccAAAAAGAAGCATAATCTTTGCTTTACTAAGAACAAGATTGAGGTGCTCAAAAGAAAGCCCCAAAGATAAAGTACAAGATAGGATATAGGGGTAACCTAGTACTCCAAATCTCTGATAACGGTACTGCTACCCCACCTACAAACCTTTCGAAGCTACTCAAACTTGTTACCTGTAAGATCAGTGCCTACACCATCGAAATGGTGCACCGGGCAAACAAGAACCCAGATAAGCTACAAAGCTTGTGTGAGCGATAAATAATACAAGTATATGATACTAATAATAAAACCAACCATCATTCACAATTATAAACCTTGAATATAAATCATTTATAAGAAATCGCTACCAAACCTTGCAACCTCCGAAGAGGTCACACATACATCCAACGAGTTTTCTAAATCAAAACTCAGAGTTCTCAAAGCCACATTCACAGATATATTCAAAACTAGATTATGAGAGACGTCGTTCGGCAGAAGCCTACGCAAATGACCAATTAGGAAGTGGCCCCCCAAAACAGATCAACCAAGCAAAGCCACCCCTAAGAAAGTAACCAAATAGGTAGTGACCCCCaaatgcagattaaccaagcagagtcacccTTATTAAATAACCAAataggtagtgaccccccaatgcggattaaccaagtagaGTCACCCCTAAGAAAATAACCAAATAGGTAGTGACCCCCCTAAGAATATAACCAAATAGATAGtgaccccccaatgcggattaaccaagcagagtcacccctaagaaaataaccaaataggtagtgacccccaatgcggattaaccaagcacaaTCACTCCTATAACTATTGGAAGGTGATCATCcaatgcagattaaccaagcatgatcacctttAAATGTGTATGGCCATACCTAGGCtataaggatcgcccaacgcggattaaccaagcgcgatCCACAAATAGTATGGTCCCCTAACGTGGAtaaaccaagcaggaccatttCTACGTGGTGTAgacttacactatgtttggatgaagaaatttaagattactaaggaattttaaaatgacggaaattgaaatgacaagattttatattctagaatttgtaaattttcttgtttggttcaTCTAAAAGAACACTGAAATTGAATactgaatttgttatttttaaactttaaatcatagaaattgggaaatgacacctatttacatggaatttgaacttgggaattggaggtcccaaatcccaagttttttttccacgcggaaattctaaatttctatgtttatgaatttaTGCACtagcatgtcaatttataaattctgacttttaccaaaattccaagtttatttccctcatccaaacatagtgttagtgTCACCTAACCCCATGACACTAGGGTAATGGTCCTTCACAATCCATCATTTTTATCATCCATCACATATATATCCCAAAACACAATCCATTATTTTTATCATCCATCACATATATATCCCAAAACACATCATCCATCACATATATATCCCAAAACACAATCCATCATTTTTATCAACCATCACATATATATCCCAAAACACAATCCATCACAGTTCAAATATCCAAGTCACCTAATGTTTCATAAGTAGATCGACGAGAACGTACTAGCAACAATTATTTAACATTAGAACTATTTTAAGAATCCATAGTGTAACCACAAAGTTTATTAGCACAAAGGATTTCAAAGCAATACCATAACACATAGATTAGAATCACTCACCTGAGATCCACACTAACGCACTCAAACACGAGAGTAAAGGCATCACGTTCTATCACCACCTAACAAGGTACAAACCACATTTAGATTTCCTTCGATAATTCACATACTTAAAACTCTTATATATTTCCCACAACAACATTTAATGAGGAATCGAACCGTCATTCTAATGTAGAGTCCATGACCTTATGTCATTTGCTTCGTAAAATCCAATCACTagattttcacttataagtccCTAAGGTCCTTAAACATTATCTACCATAGTATACTAAAAGTGGTGTCAATTCAATGGTAAGATCATCAATCGCTAGAATAATCAAGTAGCGGAGCTTATCGATTAAATACTCAATCAACAACATTTTTATAAATCGAATGTCACACACCGGAAAATTTGACTttctccaaaaattctcaaattttacaggaataaAGATTTCAACAAGTAGAGTAAATTTTATATCTATGGCcgagtccaatttggccaggaaggCCCTCAAATTGGCTCGCACCCAATGAAACCCTAAGGTGGGTGTCCTTCAATTCGGCTTCCTTGGTGTTCCAACGCCCCAATCACCAGTTGGGTCTTGTTCTTGGGTCCAAgggaagttgattaagggtggtggtgggtggtgagACTAGCCGGAGTGGCAGAATCGCCGTCAAGACTCCTTGGGTCACCCGCACGGTTTTACACTATTttggacctaaaaaccctcaaattTGAGTGGAGATGGAAGATGGTGGAAGAGGTTGCAGGTGATGGATGGTAGAATTTCTCCTGAAAAAATGGTGGAAATGGCCGAAACCCACTCCGGTGGGCATGTGTAAATGGGTCGACGGAAATGGAGGGTAAAATCCTCTTTTCCCTCTTTTTGGTCCTTCCTTCCTATGGTCCTTTCTCCTTCTTAAAAAAATCTGATGTGTCCCCTTTTAAGGTTGCTGACTAATCTTTTTCCACCACATAAAATGCCCAATTTCACTTATAGTAGCCGGTCCATTAATCAAAAAAAAGTTTGGGCCTTTTCCCCATAAGTGGAAATTAGAATAATTCCCACAATCTATATTTTCACCACTTCAAACgttcgtaactataccgttataattcggactcgtaaacggctttcgcctatgcgttcagGGGTTTGAGATCTATTTAAAAACACTAGTTGTAACTTCGAAATATCAACGAAAGATAAAGATTGATTATGAAATTTCCAACTCGATAACTAAACAATTACTAAACTTAAAATTAatggaattaaaattaactaataaagttAACATAAGCGTGAAATACGAGTTTTAAAATACGAGATACGTAATAATTGGTGAAATTTCGGGGATGGAATTTCACATGAGGTGTTTGATGGAAAGCTATGGGAATTACTAAGGTTGCATGAATGGTGATGCTTGAGGCTTGGAGTAAGCTTTCTGGGTTTCTTCCTAGGTGGTTTTATCTTACTGCgttttctctatttctctctctatgtTCATCTGAATCCTTCTCTAATGGCTTCTCTCCCTCCTTATGTAGGTGAAGGGTTCTTCTCTAGATTTCAAGGGAATATCCCTTTATGGCATGGTCTTCCCTCCCTTTCTCCTTAGCTATCCTATTATTCCCCTTTTGGTGTAAACTAGATGCACTGTTGAGAGATTGTTTATTCCTGAGACACGGATTTCCCGGGACGGCCTTCCGCATACACTAAATCTGGTAGCACACTTCACGGCTTTTGCACGTTGGTTGTCTGTGCAAGCTAAGAAGAGAAAGTCAACATTAAATGCCTAACTTGCTGGGCTTATAATGCATTTAATGCAAGAGTCCAGTTTAATCCTAACTAAGGGAGTTGGCATGCTAGGGAATGAGATAAACTAGGCTAATTCTGTCTCAATGATGCCTGTATGAAATACAAAGGGTATGGGCTTGGATCTTCGGGCTCCCAAGCAACCCAAGGTCTTCCATGACCCCGATTTCACATAGCCTCGATAACCTTCTGTAACCATCCACACCACAATCCACTTGGCAACCCCCAATTATGTGACTTGGGCTTATCATGATTTGTGGCTAAGGAAGCATGGCGTGATGAATAGGCATGAGCATGGTGTGGCATGGCATGTTTGTGAATACATTCCTCGGACGTGCCTTGGCGCGTGTTTGGACTTGCATGTAGGCTTTGCAGGACAATTGGGCCTTGAGATTTGGTGGGCTTAGTGTGTGACATTTTTAGGCCCTAACATTAGCCCCCTTGATTATTTGGGCTATGAGATACTTTGAGTGGGCTAAATAATCAACCCCAGGCCCAAGGGATTTCtttgcctctttttttttttttttctttttggaatgTGGGTTTTCTGATGGGACTCTTCCTCTTCCCGCGTGGTAGTTGATCACTCATTGTCATTGTGCTGCCTTGCTTCTCGTGCACGTCCAATCATATAGAGAAACTCTGGGGTATTCTCCCTAATACAAGTATTTAATTTGTCCTTgctcttcctctcttcttttaattctccttccttcttcaaGTTTTCATAACTATTTTTCTCCCTAAATTCTTCTCTTCATTTTACGCTGGGTTATGTTCGCCCGTTCATATTCTTCAAGTTTTGCATTGTTCAGGTAAGGAAATTCTTCCCTTAAcccctttttaatttttcttctcctttttgTCTTCTATGTTTGCCATGGTGATGAAATTAGGCATGCATCATCCCTTCTTGATTATGCATACCAAAGATTTTGGGGTTTCAACATGGACGAGCAAGGGGTGTGAATCTTTCCTTCAGGAAATCAAACTCCACTTCTTGGGTAACCCTGCTGCTTCGAAATTATGTGTGTTTGCCATCTGCGATTTCTCTCTTGCTTTCTATACATGTTGTGCAATTGTCATTTAGCCTCGATTTTTTGCATGTTGGTGCGCACTTGAACGGGATCAATTGGTCAATTACGTTGATCTACTTGGCATGATTATCTTCACTGCATATAACCTGCTTTTGCTTGGAGTACACATATATCACACCTTCCTTGGCTAGATGAAAGGCCttgaaaattttttattttttatttttttatgcacGTACCCTTTTGCTTTCTTGGGGCGTATTTGCCTGCTTTCCCAGGATGCTCTTGCTTGTTTTTCGGGGTACATCCCTTATCGCATTTTGCCTTGTATGTTTGCACGTTCCTTCTTGCATGGTTGCACTGCCTTGTAATGTCTATGGCTTGATGCTTTCTTTCTATAGGTGCATTACGGCCGCGGAATCACCGAAGTGTCTTACTGTCGTTGATGGGTCTTTCACTACTAAGGACCGTCTTCGATAAGGCAATTGCCGCCTTCTATTGGTTCTAAGAGCAAAgccttcaaggatgaagaacCTTCATTCGATTCGCTGCCTCCTATTGATCCCAAACTTATTTCTCAATGCAGCATCGAGAGTGAGTTGTTTCTTGCCGTGCCGATCCATTTCGAGTTCTCCTGTGGTGAGGCTACTGGCTGGGCGGATTGGGTAGATACTGAGCTCAACTTTGCGAACCAATGAATGACCTTGACAAGGGCCAAGGTTTTGGACGTTGTCTTCATGACCAAGAAGCAGGTTGTTCACCTCGAGCCTGAATTTCTTCACCACGTGATCACGAGGTGGAGTACAGAGACCCATACCCTTGTTTGTGCTTGAGGAGAATTCACCTCCACTTTGGAAGATGTTGCTAATATTATGCATCTTCCAATTGCGGGTAACGTGAATCCCTTCCATTACGTCATTCATTTGGCAGACACCaacattttttatgttttgaagaaTGATGCTCCTACCTCTTCGAGCAAGGCTTCTCACTTCAACGAATGGATCAAACACTTTTCGAAGAATAAACAAGAGCTAAACTGCGGGTTCAAGGCCATGTTATGTTTGTGGCTAGGTCGCTTCATTTTTTGTGATAGCAATGATACCTTCAGTCGCCAAGTGGTTCCTTGGGCCATGGAAATCGCACGTGGCCAAGTGGTTCCCCTGGCTTCGTTGTTCCTCGGGCTCATCTACCATGAATTAGACTAACTTCACACCTTGAAGGAGCAAGTCACCGGTAGTGccccgttgaaaagttttgtctgtGTTAGctttcttcaaattttcttgTAGGAGTGTATCAAGGGTTTGAAGATAACTCCCTACCCCTTCGGCGCAGCGAAGAACCGTTACATTATTGACTCCACCTCTTATTGACCTAAGAAGCTCTCACTTGCTTACTTGTGATGATGATGCAAGTGTGACGTTAATTCCTCTCTTCGAGAATCTGGATTTTCCCTCGTTTACTGGAAAAATCATTAGCTTTGTTGGCTCTCTCAGTCCCTTTCAAGGGGAAGATAGTGAGGAAATGAGTGTAGTTTACTCTCATTTCCAGGTGCGACGACAACTAGGTTTTGTTCAAGGTGTGCCAATATTTTTCCCTGTTTGAGGCCTCTTTCAACAATTTGTTTTGGAGTTATGTGTATGAGCTTCCAACATGTTTTCATCTTTTCCAATACATTACCAATCGAACCCGAGTAAGTGGCATCTCTAAAGGTTATGCTACTTACTGGTTGAAGTGTTTCTCTACCATCGCCAAGTTTCATGGTGACAAACAGCCGTGGTTGTCTCCTAGTGTTGTCAGCCATCCCCGACTGGTGCTAGAGCTCATAGCGGCCCTTTCCGGTTTGAAGCGCTGATGCCCTACCGCAGCTAAGGAAAGCAATGTTTCCGATGATTCTTCCTAGAGCACGAAGAAGAATAGGGAGTCTAGTGTCGATGAAGGGAAACCTACAAGTTGATGGAAGAAGACGGCTTCGAGTATATTTTCTTAACTTGACTTCTCTTGTTAACTTTCCTCTTGCATGCTTTTCCTAAGTGCTTTACATGTTGTGCCTCAGATGACATAATGAAACACTTTAGGCCTCAGGTGGTGAATGATGGTCCACCTAGCAGCAAGCCTGACTCTTCCCATACTCCGAAGAAATCAAAGAGTAAAGGTTTCACAGTGAAGCCAAAGACTAGTAATATACCTTGTTCCTTGGTTTATTACTCATCTCACTTTGTGGCTGTATGCTAATTATAACTTTGTTACAGCTAAGACTTCTGCCAAAAAAGTAGCTCATACTGGCCTTGTCTGTAGGACTATGAGTGCCCGAGTGTCTGCTTCTTCTGGCACTCCCAAGCCTCATGAGTTCCTCAATATCACTGAAGCAAGTGAGGAAGAACGGAGCATGGAGAAGCTGATGGCGATGAGGCAGCTAGATAAGGCTTAGTCGCTAAGGAAAGCAGCAATACAAGTGCCGAGTTTGACCATAGAAGTAGAGGACATCCTCATGCTTCCCTAGGGAAGGATACAGAAGGTGAAGATACAGAGGTACGTTTCTTTTTCGATGCTTGCCCTTGCGTGAATTTGCTATTGTCAACCTTATCCTTGAGTCTTTGAATCTTGTTTAGGCTTGCATGTGCATGTAGGAAGTAGCTAATTTCGTGTAGCATGTTTTCTTCGTGTTTTTGCATGTGCATACATAAGCATGTTGGTCTGTTGGAATTCTGTATTTGATAGCTTTTGCGGGATGTGTTGCTTCGTGTCTCCGCTTGTTGATTTGTCTCCTCACTTGTGCATATTTTTGTACTTTCCTTGTATGTGAATGATGGTGTTGTAGGGGCCGCAGTAGGTGTTAAAGCCCCTGATGGCGTTCTTCTCGAGCCTACAACTTTTCCTGAGGAGGTTTTTTCCCCTGAGGAGCAGGCTTTGGTTGAAGAGTGGGCCTCGTGGCATAAGGCGCTCATGAAGCTTAAGCATAATATCACTAATAAAGCCAGGGTATTAAATTCGATTGAGGAACTGATCCCTTCAAGCGAAGCTTTCTCTTTCTAGGTTGACTTCATGGGAGTAAAGGTCCGCTCCGGACTAGCTGAGGCATTGGGCAAGTTTTTTTAGCGTGCCGGTGATGCAGATGTGAGCTTGATAGGTTTATCTCCCTTCATGCTTGGAATGATTTTTGAGGAGCTGAGGACCCTGCTTTATAACATAGAGCATATTTCCCCATTGGAAATCACAAAGCACATGCTGCTATGTTGGCAGGATATGATTAGCGATATGGCAGCTTTGGGTGTGCCAGTGGGTTCCTTAGTCGAGAAACTGGGAGAGTTACGCGATACCATGTTTAAGCTTCGACTTGAGAATGAGAAACGTGTCATGGGTCAATTTGTTAAAGTTAGCAAACTGACGCGTGCTCTCAAATTACAGAGTAAGGAACTAGAGGTTAAGAAGCTCAAGTTGAAAAAGTTGGTCCACGAGAGCTCCAAGGAAATAACAGCTTGTCTTCAACTTGCAGCAGATCAATTGCACACTGATACCTCTAGCAATTCCTCTGAAAGGTGGTGTTCTGAGCTTAACTCATCACTTTCCCTCAGCTGCGCGCTTTGCATAATTGTTTGAAGTTTTTTAACCATCGACTTTTTTTTCTTGGCAGAGCATGAACCTTGAGATATCAAAGTAGCGAACCATGAAGAAAGTCGTTTTCCTCACTCCACTTTTACTTTTAGTTGTAATTTCCATTTGAACAACTAACTTACTGCTTTTTGAACAATGGCCAT of Malus sylvestris chromosome 6, drMalSylv7.2, whole genome shotgun sequence contains these proteins:
- the LOC126627509 gene encoding cadmium-induced protein AS8 → MIIKGVFRRYERWNPVHPTSGAFWGLGVGIGCGVGWGPGFGPEVIGYVGAGCGLGFSVGFTLLGAGIGLPANWLFHLPYSAVMAARSSALEIGQSSGFPFSKSIAREGWNSIAPCITNLQREAGGRFSSFKDQHLLVLEKGVDLSDLKSRLSVGTRSLSQGVEAFRGRFFHFPKGTKD